The Anoxybacillus amylolyticus DNA segment CCACATTTTGGCTTGATTCGGCCGCGGCAAACAGCCAATGACATCATGTCCTTGCGCTCCCATCAATTCTTCCACAATCCAATAGTTTTTTCCAAGCAGACCTCGAATAAAATCATGCGTCATCGCAATCGCTGCTGGGGAAATCGGCTCCATCAGTCCTCCCCATACAGGGTAATTATCATAGGAAACAAAATCCATATATTTTACATTTTCTTCATGATCGAACCATTTTTGAAAAAACCCGCCCGATACGTTCGTCGTTACTTGTTGATGCGCTCCCTTGTGTTGACGAACGATATTCGTCATTTCATGGGCATAGCTATTGACCGAATAAGAACGGAAGCGCGCCCAATCTAATTGCAAAGAAGGATTATGGGTCGTAATCGTTTTTTTCGGAATCGGAATTTCCGTAAAATCATTGTACGTTTGTCCCCAAAAAATCGTACCATATGCCTCATTTAGCGCATCAATTGTTTCATATTTGTCTTGCAAAAACAGTTGGAACTTTTCGTGGCATTGCTCACAGTAGCACATATCGCTTCCTTCATGGCCAAATTCATTATCGATTTGCCACGCAACAATCGCTTCTTCGTCTCGATAGTGCTCTACTAGCTTTTGGGTAATGCGAGCGCTATATGTTCGATAAACATCTGAATTAAAGCAATATTGGCGACGTCCGCCGAATACGCGCACATTCCCATTTTCGTCTTTCGATAAAATCTCCGGATATTTTTTTGCCAGCCAAGCAGGGAATGTTGCGGTCGGTGTACCGAATAAAATGGAAAAACCTTGTTGCTTTAGTTTAGCAATGACATGATCGAAAAAAGAAAAATCAAACTCCCCTTCTTTCGGCTCCATCAAATGCCACGCAAATTCTCCAATGCGGACAATGTTCGCTCCGAGTTCTTTTATTCCTTGAATATCTTCTTCCATCATTTCTTTCGGCCAATGTTCTGGATAATAGTCGACACCTAGGTACAATTCGATCCTCCTCCATTCGATGAACACAACAGCGCTCTATTTTTCATAAACAGATGGTAAACTATCTGCATTTTTTTGACACGTTTGCAAAAACCGCCGAAACGCCTGCTTGCCTTCTTTCGTTCGTTTGAATACCCCCGCATGCTCGAGTACGGTAATAAAGCGCTTCCCTACCTCTGTCCGTAAAATGTCCCACACGTCCTCCTCTTGAATGGAAGGATAGGAGGCGCGCATTTGTTCATACCAATCCCAATGTTTATGCATCGTTTTTTCCCATTTGTCTTTGCTTACGTTGTGAACGAGATAGGTTGCTAATGTTTTTAATTCTTCCGAAAGCCTTCCTGGCAATACAGCTAGCCCCATGACTTCAATTAGCCCGATGTTTTCTTTTTTTAGATGATGCAATTCTTCATGAGGATGGAAAATACCGTACGGATGCTCAGGCGATGTTCGGTTATTGCGCAAGACGATATCCATTTCAAACCATTCGCCGCGCCGTCTCGCAATCGGCGTAACGGTATTATGTGGCGTGTCGCCAGTATAGTTATAAATTCCGACACTCGGATCGCTGTACGTTTGCCACGTGCGATAAAGCAAATCCGACGCTTCTAGCACCTCCTCTTTTCGACCGCGAAGGCGGATGACCGACATCGGCCAACGGACAATGCCGGCAGTTAGCGTCGGGAATGCCGGCAACGATATATATTCCTCGATTTCTGCTTTCTCCATCGCAAACGTATAACGACCGCCTTGAAAATGGTCGTGCGCTAAAATTGAGCCGCCGACGATCGGCAAATCGGCGTTTGAACCGATAAAATAATGCGGGAATTTTTCGATAAAATCAAGCAGTCGTTCAAACGTTTTTCGTTCCGTTTTCATCGGCACGTGCTCGGCATGAAAGACGATGCAATGTTCGTTGTAATACACGTACGGCGAATATTGAAAATACCACCGCTCATCAAGAAGCAATAACGGAATGATGCGATGATTCGCACGCGCTGGATGATGCCACGTTCCTTC contains these protein-coding regions:
- a CDS encoding beta-galactosidase, with protein sequence MYLGVDYYPEHWPKEMMEEDIQGIKELGANIVRIGEFAWHLMEPKEGEFDFSFFDHVIAKLKQQGFSILFGTPTATFPAWLAKKYPEILSKDENGNVRVFGGRRQYCFNSDVYRTYSARITQKLVEHYRDEEAIVAWQIDNEFGHEGSDMCYCEQCHEKFQLFLQDKYETIDALNEAYGTIFWGQTYNDFTEIPIPKKTITTHNPSLQLDWARFRSYSVNSYAHEMTNIVRQHKGAHQQVTTNVSGGFFQKWFDHEENVKYMDFVSYDNYPVWGGLMEPISPAAIAMTHDFIRGLLGKNYWIVEELMGAQGHDVIGCLPRPNQAKMWSYQAFAHGCTNMLYFRWRGMNRGAEQFCYGIVDHSNRRGRKYREVQSFFAEIASHEPLIQSEIRADIAVLYDYDNIWSWRFQRQSEGFDFTNELLRLYTPFYKWNTHIDVIPVTRDFSKYKVLLVPALQIIDEALGKRFEAFVKQGGTIIFSFRTGLKDKHNNIHFKKVLPGYVREIAGIEVHEVESLSVSQRIRMIGEGKYTGKTSYCSVWRDLVTPVTAEILYRYDDSFYPQAAVTKNTYEKGTVYYVGCGAEEDVLQAIAKDVVLANDIWHIPSEEGVEVYKRGEGDDSCLFVMNHTAEEKVFQHITLHPYESKIVLLNQW
- the galT gene encoding UDP-glucose--hexose-1-phosphate uridylyltransferase; amino-acid sequence: MNVYLAIEHLIQYGLTHELLQKEDVIYTRNRLLAALQLDEWQPPEGASNSLPLPAILSSMLDWAYERGLLQTNTTTERDIWEAKLMNCLMPRPSEVIRTFYERYKRAPKQATDWFYALSRASNYIQTDRIAKNEHWKATTEYGEMDITINLAKPEKDPKEIAKLKEAPPSVYPKCVLCAENEGYEGTWHHPARANHRIIPLLLLDERWYFQYSPYVYYNEHCIVFHAEHVPMKTERKTFERLLDFIEKFPHYFIGSNADLPIVGGSILAHDHFQGGRYTFAMEKAEIEEYISLPAFPTLTAGIVRWPMSVIRLRGRKEEVLEASDLLYRTWQTYSDPSVGIYNYTGDTPHNTVTPIARRRGEWFEMDIVLRNNRTSPEHPYGIFHPHEELHHLKKENIGLIEVMGLAVLPGRLSEELKTLATYLVHNVSKDKWEKTMHKHWDWYEQMRASYPSIQEEDVWDILRTEVGKRFITVLEHAGVFKRTKEGKQAFRRFLQTCQKNADSLPSVYEK